Proteins from one Salaquimonas pukyongi genomic window:
- the prmC gene encoding peptide chain release factor N(5)-glutamine methyltransferase yields MPSEHAGISGEGRMTGVTVQELLSGAGQRLAAAGIETPALDARILLAEVLSVEPGRLVSCGREMAPHDAVEMFEALVGRRLAGEPVHRILGRREFYGRTFLLTPECLIPRPETELLVDRVLQDFGEGLPARFVDVGCGSGVICVSLLAENPALSAVATDLAGGALEATGVNAQRHGVADRLEMVRTSFLSDIEGPFAFIVSNPPYIATGEMAGLSREVREHDPDLALDGGPDGLEAYRAILSQAHGRLRPAGRLYLETGHGQHDAIMQLAKELRWGIVSSHLDLSGRERMVVLEKR; encoded by the coding sequence ATGCCTAGTGAGCACGCCGGCATTTCAGGCGAAGGGCGCATGACAGGCGTTACGGTGCAGGAGTTGCTATCTGGTGCCGGCCAAAGGCTTGCGGCAGCAGGCATTGAAACACCGGCGCTGGATGCGCGCATCCTGCTGGCCGAGGTATTGTCGGTGGAACCGGGCAGACTGGTCAGTTGCGGCAGGGAAATGGCGCCGCATGATGCTGTGGAGATGTTCGAAGCCTTGGTCGGGCGGCGCCTCGCCGGTGAGCCGGTTCACCGCATTCTTGGCCGGCGGGAATTTTACGGCAGGACGTTTCTTCTAACGCCGGAATGTCTCATTCCCCGGCCCGAAACCGAATTGCTGGTGGACCGGGTTCTGCAGGATTTTGGCGAGGGCTTGCCGGCACGGTTTGTTGATGTGGGTTGCGGCAGCGGCGTCATCTGCGTCTCCCTGCTGGCTGAAAACCCGGCCCTTTCAGCAGTGGCTACCGATCTTGCTGGCGGCGCACTGGAAGCAACCGGTGTCAATGCGCAAAGACATGGCGTTGCCGACCGGCTGGAGATGGTTCGCACAAGCTTTCTGAGCGACATCGAAGGACCGTTTGCCTTCATCGTGTCCAACCCGCCCTATATAGCAACGGGCGAGATGGCCGGGCTTTCTCGGGAAGTGCGCGAACATGATCCCGATCTTGCGCTCGACGGGGGCCCGGACGGGCTGGAAGCCTATCGCGCCATTTTATCGCAGGCGCATGGCCGTTTGCGGCCGGCAGGCCGACTGTATCTTGAGACTGGCCACGGCCAGCATGATGCAATTATGCAACTGGCGAAGGAATTGCGCTGGGGAATTGTCTCCAGCCATCTTGATCTTTCCGGCCGGGAACGCATGGTGGTGCTGGAAAAGCGCTGA